The Anaerolineae bacterium DNA window CGCGCGAGGGGGCGGAATTTTTCTAAAGTGGTCTCGGTTTCTTCCAGCGCCTCTTGGGCTTCTTCCGCCAGGGCTGCGGCGGCTTCGGCCACTTCTTCCACCGGCGTGGTGTCTTCTCCCAGGGCCTCCAGGCGCCGACGAAGGCGGCGCACCTCGGCCCGCAGACGGGCTAACTCGTCCAGGGCCTCCTGACGGGCCTGGGCCAGGACTTCTTCGCGCCGGGCCTCCAATTCTTGCAGGCGTTGCTCCAGGTCTTTACGCAACTTGGCGGCTCGCTGACGCTCGCGTTCGGCGCGGCGGCGCTCCCGGCGGGCGATGCGCCGCTGGCGGTGGATTTCGTCCAGCAGGTCGTCGGTCTTCAGGTCCGCTGGGTTGACCGCCTGGCGAGCGGCTTCTAGAATCTCGCGGGGCAGCCCCAGCCGTTGGGCGATGAGCAGGGCGTTGGAGCGCCCCGGCAGGCCGATGGTCAGGCGGTAGGTGGGCCGCAGGGTGCGTGGGTTGAACTCCACGCTGGCGTTGACCACGCCGGGGGTGGCGTGGGCGTAGGCTTTGAGTTCGGGGTAGTGGGTGGCGACCAAGGTGGTCACCCCGCGTTGCACGAAGTGGTCGAGAATGGCCCGCGCCAGAGCCGCCCCTTCTTGCGGGTCGGTGCCCGCGCCCAACTCGTCCAGCAACACCAGGCTGCGGCGGTCGGCCTGCTTCAGGATACGCAGGAGGTTGCGCAGGTGCCCGGAGAAGGTGGAGAGGGATTGCTCGATGGATTGCTCGTCCCCGATGTCGGCGTAGATGCCGGAGAACACGGTCAGGGTGGCGCCTTCCTCGGCGGGGATGAACAGCCCCGATTGGGCCATGGCGGCCAGCAGCCCGGCGGTCTTCAGGGTGACGGTCTTGCCGCCGGTGTTGGGGCCGGTGATGACCAGAGCCCAGGTATCTTCGTCCAGCACCAGATCGATGGGCACCACCTGGGCCGGATCCAGCAGGGGGTGCCGCGCGCCCAAAAGGCGGAGCACACTCCCCGGGTGCGGTCCCTCCCCCTGGATCCGGCGGAAGGGCACCAGGCGGGGTTCGGTGGCGTCCATCTGAGCGGCCAGGTCCACCTTGGCGAAAAGCAGGTCCACCGCCCCCAGGGCCTCCACCAGGCTGGTCAGGGCCTGGGCGTGCTCTGCCACACGTTGGGTGAGGGCGCGCAGCAGGCGCTGGATTTCCTCCTCGGCGGCCCGCTCTAATTTGCGCAGGCGGTTGTTGGCCTCCACCACGGCCAGCGGCTCGACGAAAAGGGTCTGGCCCGAGGCAGACTGGTCGTGGACGATGCCCGGAAGTTGGCCTTTGAAGTCGGCCTTGAGGGGCAGCACATAGCGTCCGGCGCGTTGGGTGACGATGGGCTCCTGGAGCATGGGGGCGATTTTGGGGTCGCGGGTCATGCGCTCCAGGCGGTCGAGCAGGCGGCGGTGGGTGGCGCGGTATTCGCTGCGCAGACGGGCCAGTTCGGAGGAAGCGTGGTCGGGTACCTGGCC harbors:
- a CDS encoding endonuclease MutS2, coding for GSLRRAQAWLAETSAARQVRETHPGLTLRGAHDLRPSLTAARRGRILTPQALLEVKDTLTVARTLHRALAKGPLAHLAAPLQPPTGLIEAISQVVDDEGQVPDHASSELARLRSEYRATHRRLLDRLERMTRDPKIAPMLQEPIVTQRAGRYVLPLKADFKGQLPGIVHDQSASGQTLFVEPLAVVEANNRLRKLERAAEEEIQRLLRALTQRVAEHAQALTSLVEALGAVDLLFAKVDLAAQMDATEPRLVPFRRIQGEGPHPGSVLRLLGARHPLLDPAQVVPIDLVLDEDTWALVITGPNTGGKTVTLKTAGLLAAMAQSGLFIPAEEGATLTVFSGIYADIGDEQSIEQSLSTFSGHLRNLLRILKQADRRSLVLLDELGAGTDPQEGAALARAILDHFVQRGVTTLVATHYPELKAYAHATPGVVNASVEFNPRTLRPTYRLTIGLPGRSNALLIAQRLGLPREILEAARQAVNPADLKTDDLLDEIHRQRRIARRERRRAERERQRAAKLRKDLEQRLQELEARREEVLAQARQEALDELARLRAEVRRLRRRLEALGEDTTPVEEVAEAAAALAEEAQEALEETETTLEKFRPLARPLPLQVGSRVYVAPLNAQGEVAALEDDEAEVLVGAMRVRVPVRQLRVLDEPAPPRQAEERGTVRVPEVPSPGAELHLRGMPVDEALEALERHLDQAYLAGLPFVRIVHGKGTGKLRQAVRVALRQHPHVVAVEPALPQEGGEGATIAKLAHPGEATTQE